The Danio rerio strain Tuebingen ecotype United States chromosome 1, GRCz12tu, whole genome shotgun sequence genome includes a region encoding these proteins:
- the si:dkey-192k22.2 gene encoding uncharacterized protein si:dkey-192k22.2 isoform X2 codes for MSFTMTRSGAFKLSILLFITFLLCLPELFPNISQIEFLCEPFDFCTSQSNAQLCGLSDPACATETINTSGPHRQDGWYACASQMDLKLLQNNTSQSGEHVMAVLTMKAANLSVWNYSVFAFLNNTDLYAKAHDEQTLFYCNLPPDNSKCPVLKDEVKCQATSSSFLFYYHEHNVTASPAELPNTQAKRVWLALVLTVVVVTILSVGFLIIKSCHLYHRKSKMVRFLPLSASRRPLKKPSKQKQNSMRNVPDVSIAISSINDNLLKVADHMYKRSLSPIYEITEDEEGQNENLEQEQCNASVPLEDYLHHRSNFSCSSHEEDA; via the exons ATGTCCTTTACCATGACGAGATCAGGTGCCTTCAAACTAAGCATCCTTTTGTTCATCACATTCCTCCTGTGCCTCCCAGAGTTATTCCCAA ACATATCTCAAATTGAGTTCCTCTGTGAGCCTTTCGACTTTTGCACATCACAAAGCAATGCACAGCTGTGTGGTCTTTCTGACCCTGCATGTGCCACAGAAACTATAAACACCAGCGGTCCACACAGACAGGACGGCTGGTATGCCTGTGCATCTCAAATGGATCTGAAGCTTCTCCAAAACAACACTTCACAGTCAG GAGAGCATGTGATGGCCGTTCTGACCATGAAAGCAGCCAATCTCTCAGTGTGGAACTACAGTGTGTTTGCTTTTCTCAACAACACTGATCTATATGCTAAAGCCCACGATGAGCAGACCCTCTTCTACTGCAATCTTCCACCAGACAACAGCAAATGTCCAG TGTTAAAGGATGAGGTAAAGTGCCAAGCAACCAGCAGCAGTTTCCTGTTTTACTATCATGAGCACAACGTAACTGCAAGCCCTGCTGAATTACCAAATACGCAAGCAAAAAGAG TGTGGTTGGCTTTGGTGCTGACTGTGGTTGTGGTAACTATTCTGAGTGTGGGCTTCCTGATCATCAAGAGCTGCCATCTTTATCATA GAAAATCCAAAATGGTGAGATTTTTGCCTCTTTCAGCCAGTAGACGTCCGCTCAAAAAGCCGAGCAAGCAAAAACAGAATT CGATGAGAAACGTCCCTGATGTGTCCATTGCAATAAGCAGCATTAATG ATAATCTGCTCAAGGTAGCTGACCACATGTACAAAAGAA GTTTGTCACCCATCTATGAGATTACAG agGATGAAGAAGGGCAAAATGAAAATCTGGAACAAGAGCAATGTAATGCCTCTGTGCCACTGGAAg
- the si:dkey-192k22.2 gene encoding uncharacterized protein si:dkey-192k22.2 isoform X1, with the protein MSFTMTRSGAFKLSILLFITFLLCLPELFPNISQIEFLCEPFDFCTSQSNAQLCGLSDPACATETINTSGPHRQDGWYACASQMDLKLLQNNTSQSGEHVMAVLTMKAANLSVWNYSVFAFLNNTDLYAKAHDEQTLFYCNLPPDNSKCPVLKDEVKCQATSSSFLFYYHEHNVTASPAELPNTQAKRVWLALVLTVVVVTILSVGFLIIKSCHLYHRKSKMVRFLPLSASRRPLKKPSKQKQNSMRNVPDVSIAISSINDNLLKVADHMYKRSLSPIYEITEDEEGQNENLEQEQCNASVPLEEIKQLHLAAQDHCQPSNYLHHRSNFSCSSHEEDA; encoded by the exons ATGTCCTTTACCATGACGAGATCAGGTGCCTTCAAACTAAGCATCCTTTTGTTCATCACATTCCTCCTGTGCCTCCCAGAGTTATTCCCAA ACATATCTCAAATTGAGTTCCTCTGTGAGCCTTTCGACTTTTGCACATCACAAAGCAATGCACAGCTGTGTGGTCTTTCTGACCCTGCATGTGCCACAGAAACTATAAACACCAGCGGTCCACACAGACAGGACGGCTGGTATGCCTGTGCATCTCAAATGGATCTGAAGCTTCTCCAAAACAACACTTCACAGTCAG GAGAGCATGTGATGGCCGTTCTGACCATGAAAGCAGCCAATCTCTCAGTGTGGAACTACAGTGTGTTTGCTTTTCTCAACAACACTGATCTATATGCTAAAGCCCACGATGAGCAGACCCTCTTCTACTGCAATCTTCCACCAGACAACAGCAAATGTCCAG TGTTAAAGGATGAGGTAAAGTGCCAAGCAACCAGCAGCAGTTTCCTGTTTTACTATCATGAGCACAACGTAACTGCAAGCCCTGCTGAATTACCAAATACGCAAGCAAAAAGAG TGTGGTTGGCTTTGGTGCTGACTGTGGTTGTGGTAACTATTCTGAGTGTGGGCTTCCTGATCATCAAGAGCTGCCATCTTTATCATA GAAAATCCAAAATGGTGAGATTTTTGCCTCTTTCAGCCAGTAGACGTCCGCTCAAAAAGCCGAGCAAGCAAAAACAGAATT CGATGAGAAACGTCCCTGATGTGTCCATTGCAATAAGCAGCATTAATG ATAATCTGCTCAAGGTAGCTGACCACATGTACAAAAGAA GTTTGTCACCCATCTATGAGATTACAG agGATGAAGAAGGGCAAAATGAAAATCTGGAACAAGAGCAATGTAATGCCTCTGTGCCACTGGAAg AGATTAAACAATTACATCTGGCAGCACAAGACCACTGTCAACCTTCAA